DNA sequence from the Pseudorca crassidens isolate mPseCra1 chromosome 6, mPseCra1.hap1, whole genome shotgun sequence genome:
TTCCTTCACCTCATCCTTCTCCCTTGCATAGCTCTGGGCTCCTAcagccaccacctcctcctccaccgcCACCAGCCCTGGTCCCAGGCTACAATGGGACTTCTAACCTCTCCAGTTATAGCTATCCCTCTGCTAGCTATCCTCCTCATACTGCTGTGGGATCTGGGTACAGCCCTGGGGGTGCACCCCCTCCTCCTTCAGCATACCTGCCTTCAGGAATTCCTgctcccacccccctgccccccaccactgTTCCTGGCTACACCTACCAGGGTCATGGTTTGACACCTATCGCACCCGCGGCTCTGACAAACAGTTCGGCAAGTTCTCTCAAAAGGAAAGCTTTCTATATGGCAGGGCAAGGAGACATGGACTCCAGTTATGGAAATTACAGCTATGGCCAACAGAGATCTACACAGAGTCCTATGTACAGAATGCCCGACAACAGCATTTCAAACTCAAATCGGGGGAATGGCTTTGACAGAAGTGCTGAAACATCATCCTTAGCATTTAAGCCAACGAAGCAGCTAATGTCctctgaacagcaaaggaaattcaGCAGCCAGTCCAGTAGGGCTCTGACCCCTCCTTCCTACAGTACTGCTAAAAATTCATTAGGATCAAGATCCAGTGAATCCTTCGGGAAGTACACTTCACCAGTAATGAGTGAGCATGGGGATGAGCACAGGCAGCTCCTCTCTCATCCAATGCAAGGCCCTGGACTCCGTGCAGCTACCTCATCCAACCACTCTGTGGACGAGCAACTGAAGAATACTGACACGCACCTCATTGACCTGGTAACCAACGAGATTATCACCCAAGGACCGCCAGTGGACTGGAATGACATTGCTGGTCTCGACCTGGTAAAGGCTGTCATTAAAGAGGAGGTTTTATGGCCAGTGTTGAGGTCAGATGCATTCAGTGGACTGACGGCCTTACCTCGGAGCATCCTTTTATTTGGACCTCGGGGAACAGGCAAAACATTATTGGGCAGATGCATAGCTAGTCAGCTGGGGGCcacatttttcaaaattgctGGTTCTGGACTTATCGCCAAGTGGTTAGGAGAAGCAGAGAAAATTATCCACGCCTCTTTCCTTGTGGCCAGGTGTCGCCAGCCCTCGGTGATTTTTGTCAGTGACATTGACATGCTTCTCTCCTCTCAAGTGAGTGAGGAACACAGTCCAGTCAGTCGGATGAGAACCGAATTTCTGATGCAGCTGGACACTGTACTAACTTCGGCTGAGGACCAAATCGTAGTAATTTGTGCCACCAGTAAACcagaagaaatagatgaatctcTTCGGAGGTACTTCATGAAACGACTTTTAATCCCACTTCCTGACAGCACAGCGAGGCACCAGATAATAGTACAACTGCTCTCACAGCACAATTACTGTCTCAATGACAAGGAGTTTGCACTGCTCGTCCAGCGCACAGAAGGCTTTTCTGGACTAGACGTGGCTCATTTGTGTCAGGAAGCAGCGGTGGGCCCTCTCCATGCCATGCCAGCCACAGACCTTTCAGCCATTATGCCCAGCCAGTTGAGACCCGTTACATATCAAGACTTTGAAAATGCTTTCTGCAAGATTCAGCCTAGCATATCTCAAAAAGAGCTTGATATGTATGTTGAATGGAACAAAATGTTTGGTTGCAGTCAGtgataacttctttaaaaaaaatgtaatgaatgttggcacacacacataaaacctgCTACATAGGGTATAGAGCCCCTTTCCAGTAGTGTTTGAATTGCAAAGGGTACTGGGGAAGAAGACGATTAAGTTGCATCTTTAGAGTCAGGGTAGATTTGGAGGAAAAATGCATCCAATGAGAGCTTCTGATTTGAAAGCCCCAGATGACATAAAGCATCTGCTGATGCTCAGTTCGGTTCAAGCTAGACAACACTCACCAAGGAGCAAGGTGCAAGTGTGTTGATTTCAGAAGGACATGAACCTCGTGTGTTGATTCCATTCTGCTGTTCTCGAGATTTAGTTGCTGTCAAGTGCCTGGAGTggtgctttattttttgtttgcctCACAATTACATTGGTGGCATGTGCTAATATAAAGAGCTTTAACTTCAAACATTATTGGACTAAAGAGATGAATGGTTGTGTTTCGACAGAAAAccagatttttgccattttaagagCAACAGTATTCCTCAATCCTGTCTGTTCTGCAGTATTAAGCTAAGAACAGGTAAAACAGGGTAACGGTAATCTGGACCTTAATTTCTgcagttcatttcttttaatgttctTGTCTGCAAAAACTCAGGAAAGTGATTGTGATTTGTACAGTACCTCAAAGGAATGTGTTGAAAGCACTATGTACTGCTGAGAGTAATGGGATAGGCTTCAACGttactttatattaaaatgtatgtttaCCTCAACAATTGGAAAATAGCAAGGAAAATTACTTTGAATGTATCCAGAAAAATACTGAGTGTGATACAACTGAATATTTACAACTTAAAGTAAaaatggaaggatttttttttaaaggttctttCACTAATTATGGGGAATTGACCAGAGCAGAATAATTCTTTATATCAATACCTGCAAGAGTTCTTCGTACATTGCTCCTTGATAATGAAGTGAAAATGTTCTTAGAAGGTACACTGGTTAATGGAAAGCTACTTATACAGTCTGTGTTAGTGTCTAGAACAGTCAGCCACAAGACCCGTTTAGGACCCTGAAAGTCACAGTACCTAAAAACTAGGACTGCCTTTTCCTGCAGAGCtggtaatggtggtggtgatTTGCAAGTTCTCTCTGAAACTGCTGGGAATGGTGTCATCCTATTCACTAATCTAGCTTATAGGCTTGCCGTGCTGTTTGACAGAATGCAGAAGATAGcaaccaaaacaaacaagcaaacaaataaatacagaaaacaaccaaccaacttatatatctgcaaagaatatatCTACGTCCCCTCTCCTTCTTGACTCCTCTCTTGTCAGTGCAATTTTGCTTCTCATTTTGAAATCTTCTGGGCTGTAGTGCTCCCACATTCATTTCTACCTCAGTTTTGTTGCATTTCTCTTGGAAAGTCAAATAGAAAATTGgaagtagacacacacacacacacacacacacacaaatatagcTTGCCAAACATGTTACCTTGTTTTCTCTATCTTTTCCCATAAATCTAGTTTCCAAAACACATCAGCCTTCATGCTCACTTCCACCGAAGTCCACCCTCACCCCAACAGCATATGTGGCATTTTTCTCAATTTCCCATTCCTCATCTGCTCCCCACCAAGTTGTTCTTTGTATCCTTTAATGCTTTATGTGCAACTTTTCATTGCTAGGTGACTGATGTTTGGCAATGCCTCTGAACAGACACCGTGTAGGCTGTAGCCTTCCAAAGCCACTGCCCGTGCATAAGCAGAACAGCCTGGCTTTTTGAATGTatttttcctggtttttttttccttcctttttttagttGAGAGATGCAGTAACAAAACTGTTGCAAAGCACTGGCATTTTATGTATTCAAAAAgtgatgtacatttttaaaaattttaaataaatgcaatgagaagccctaaGAAAGgtctttctgttattgttttgttttccttcaaatttttttttttttactgatttcaTCCACAATGTCAAATTCTCTGAAACACTTAACATAGAGAAAGCTAATGAAGGACTtgatatttctgaaattttatgatGCTTGATCATTactccccttttttcttgtttttcttgttgCTAAAAACTGAGCAAATGAACCAGAATTTAACTTACTATGATTTTCTATCAATTAAAACTGTTCTTACACATAAATATTCCATATTAAAAAGCAGTGCCTTTCATTAAggatacaaaaaataatatttaagtacGTCCTCTGCTTTTCACAAGTGAATAAACACTACAGTCGTGTTCTGGCTCTACCCTGCACATACCCCTTATTGTAAGGAAATTCTAATATCCCCATTAACCTGTAGGTTCATATTGATCTCACTGACAAGTTTACTTTTGCACGGTGCTGACCTATTTTCAGTCTTTTGGACGTCACATTTCATCTCCGCCAACATTCTGTGTTCACTTGAAAGCAACTGGCAAGTTTTGACAAACCCAATCTTACTTAGACAACTTTGGAAAATCCAGTATTGACCCACATTTCCGTGGCTAGTAAGAGTTAATGCCAAATATATGACTGCACTATTGTGTTTTACACtcatttataaaactgaaaataaagtcaTGCATATTGGCTTTTAGctttaaatgacttaaaaattaCTTTGAGATATGAGTGGCCAAAAATCCGTGTACTTAGGCAGAAGCTGAAGTTGTGTGTGAATTTCATTTAGCCTCACAAATTCTAGGATTTGATCTCTTAGGAAATTGGGCATGCTGAAGAAATGAAGATCTGTTGGGGGAGATAATGCTGACTTTTGAGTAGGTAGTGCTGTCCTGTGAGTCTTTGATTCTGCATGGCAGCATTATGAGCTCTTCTATGGACTAGCCTAATAATGAGCTCTTTTCTGACCATCTTTTCTAGagcttggggagggggtgggggtacCACATCCTGAGAAGTGAACGTGCACAATCAGTTATGGTACAACTGAGTAATGGGGCTTCATAGTCTTGGACTCTTTTTGACTGCTCAGAATTTGGAGAAGGCTACTAATGAAGGTAAGGTAATGAGCCAGTCCAAGTCTCTTGCTGTCTGGCCAGGGGATTTGAGCCAGTCCACTTAACAGCCCCTAATTCCCTTCTTCACAACTGCAATAACATTTCCAACAGGGACAAAAAGGAAGTGAAGGAAACTACTTCAGTAGAAGGATCAATAGAAATTCAAGAGGTAGTTCATAATGACCTTATGTGTGACACGAATGGAAATACTCTACACTTCTGGCATGCTTCTCACCAAAATATTTAGAACATTAGTGACAATACAGAAAAATTTGCTGACTGAGCTGATCAATGGAATGTGAAGGCAGTATACTTTAAGGCTATTTACTTTCACACAGAATGTTTATCTATTAGTCAGTTTGTATTCTACTCAAATGCAGATAGACGGGTATAATGTTTTCTTGTGCATTTGAAACCTATCAAGGAGAAAATAAACCATTCCACTAAAATACATAGGCCAAACACCATCTGGGCAAGTGAAAAAAGCTATCCAGAGGCTATGCTATGTAAAATACCAAGGTCAATTTACACTGGTTGAATAGTACTTGGCTACGCAGTTTTCAAAAGAATACATCCAAAAAAAGTCCAAATTAATTCCCACAATAGGtctttgtaaatttaaatatatttgtgggTTGGAAAATATGTTCCAGAggcatttagaatttttttctctgaaaatgtgTCTAACTCCAAGCAGAAAGTTACTTCTATAATCTCattctcatgttttcttttagCAAGAATTGGGTATGATCATTGAAATTATTTTGCAAAGTGAAAGGGACACAGTTTGTTGAACTATTGAGGCCACTAAAGttctaatatatatacatatatatatataattagcgtgtatgtttgtgtgtgtatgtatgtggtaTGTGTGCTGTTTTCACCACCAACTATGTGAACTTTAAAACTGTCTATTTTACATTACTCAGAAGCAACTGGTTACTTCCTCTCTTCATATATGCAGAGATATACATGACCACTTTATAATTCAAAgtgttttaatatgttttttcttttgaaaagtaaaGCCTTCAGTTGTTGAATCACCTGATTTTCATATGAAGCACATTAGCAAACATGGAGCTATTAGTATTTCAGAATTCAAAACCAGCTGTACTTGTGACTAACCCACACATGAACTGAAGCTCACACTCTGCTAAGACCTCTGGTTGACATTCGATTTTGAACCTGCCAGATGCATTTGTGTGAACTAGGGATACTGCATCTTTAATGAACAAGTCTCTcctctttcctgtttttaaatACAACACAAGCAGTGTAGCACTAGGCACTGCAATTGTCAAAGACAATTAGACTGAAAGCAGGAAAATTTCACCTCCCTGTCTCAGTGATATGTAGAATGTCGGCAGCATGGGTCAGCCTTGCCACAGAGTTGTGTGAGAATATATGAATCAGTCCTACagaatgttaaatatttataaaatggttcTGTAGTACACCAAGGTTGGGagcacattcattcttttttgttgtccTATGAtacaaaaaaaactaaagtttatTTCCAGGCTTAAAACTCATTCTCATTCCctccctgtctctttctccctctttctctccctccctctctctctctctctgtgtttccttGTGGATTATATACAGTTGCTAGAgaatattcatttctttgtttttctttattcatctgaaaTATATTCAAACATTGTTCTTTATAACCATTTCTACCTCATTGCTACATATTGTACATGTAgtatttatttgttgtctttttttgaaTGTCATGCATTTCGTAAGAAAAAGACTCGTCCTTGAACTTGAACAGTCTACCTCAGAAAGACTGTCTTTACACTGAACAGTATTAGCAACCTAAATGATAAGACGCATTAGCGAAGTGTGGCAGGGTAGATAATGCACGAGTACTTGGGATACTGATGGACTTTTAATTGTACTTATAACACAAGACTGCTTAAAAGAACTTAAAAGAAATTATGCACTGTGTAGGTCTTCATCAACGTCCCATTTGGGGCATAGTATATAGAACACAGCTTTATTCTTATGTGCCCATCTCTGAGAAATGTGTTAGCATTCTCAAATATTTTACACTGGCAATCTGGCTActtaaactaaaacaacatttttatattcttttgacTGACAACCTTAGCTCTTAAATTTAAGAGAAATAATggtactttatttttaacttcagtCTTCAGTGATTTTAAATGCCTTCATTTTAATTCTGTGACTCctgatataaattaataaaaaacaatgCAGTCGCAAGGACCTGCACAACActtaaagaaaccaaaaaaatataaatggcacTTCCCAAAGGAATTAGCAACATGGAGTCATGGGTGCTTGCAAGTTCCGTAACTGAAAGCATTTTGTTTCTTATTGCCCTTTATaacatgtatttgtttattgaagTAATTGTACAACTAATGGCACATCAAATTAATTTGTAtgaagtgttttatattttactatttattttagcatttgttctttttctctaccAGCTCTATATTACAGTAGCAAAAGaacacttactttaaaaaaaatgctgaaggGGGTCCACCACCCACCCAATCGCTGAATGGACTTTAGAAGTTGCTTGTCAGCAAATTGTGGATATTTTACAAAAGCAAATGAACTGTGACAATCCACAACTCCCACAGATGTGAATTCAGAAATACATCTGAAACTCCCGGTATGCCTGACAATCTattctttaagtttcattaacaAAGTGTCATCCAATCCTTTCACTTACAATTCCTTGCAGGAATGTATTGTCTAGAGGCTATCTAGCAGTGATTAAgagagggtttttgttttgttttgtttgtttactgtatTAGGTGAGGAATGCCATATTTCTTGTCAGCTAACAGTACTTGTCTGAGacagaagtaaaaaagaaagaaagaaaaagaaacctaacTAATTAAAATTTCTGTGCACTTTGCTTCCCTGACCATATTGATTTTATTTGCTTAAATTGAAACAATACGCTGGATTTGACCAGATTTTGACCCCTTGAGAGAAGAAAAGCCCTATATAGTACATGTTTCTTAGGTTATTCTAGTACGGTTTGCTTATTTGTTCTGCAAATTCCAAATCATTTTTTGTGTGCATTATTTTGCATCTGCTGAAACTAAATGTGTTATTATTGCactcattaaaaatgaaacaatccatttctcttggaaaaaaatgacaagctTTAGATGATGAAAGCTTAAATTATCCATCACTTGCAAAATGAATTCATATAATTTGTGAACATTATTAATGTAAATGAGACATTTctgcttagattttttttttgatgggatCATTATATGGTTGATCATATGTGTGTAGGAAGCTGCTGTACAATTAACTTGGAGATCTGAAAATGCTTTTTGTCCTCATTGTTACAGTTTCAATTGTAATCCATTGCATCTCATTTTCTTGGGTGTTGGCActgtaatatattaaaaaaaaaaaaatcagtgctcaGTATTGTAACTAACTGTCCCTACTGAATATTCCTTTTCATAAATACTTGCTACCACAGGGAAGTTAAGTTTTCATATAGAATAACTAGTTTCAGTAGTAACCattgaagaattaaaaatgtGGTTCAAGGcagatatttttatgaaaagtttTCTCTATTGTAAAATTTGTTGTATATGGCTATGCTACTATCATGGAATAAGAAAAGAACAAGCATACCTCAAATAAAAAAATTCTGAGTTAACAAAAATGGCATTTGATTTTTATCATGAACCTGAGTTATTTTTCTCCTACCCTTAGCAGTGGTGTCAAAAATGAGAAGCAAAAACTTTGTTGTGGATTTTAAAGTCAAAGTAATAGACACACGGTCCCTAGGATATTGGTTGAAACTTTGGCACTGTTGATTGGGTCCAGTTTTAGACTCGGTGCTAAAGTGTGAGCTCTGTCACTTGATTTAAAGTGTTCCCTAAGGAAAAGGTAGAACACTCGGCAAAGCTGCCATTGATTTAGAGGCTGAGACATACTCAACTCACAAGTGACTGAATCCTCTGGCATGGGATTGCTGTTAAGATTTTCCCCTTATGTGAAGATGCCACTGTCCTCCATGTGAAGAAGCACTGCATTGTAAAATGAGgtggcagaataactgaaggTCAGCCTCAAAATGGAGAGGcctccataaata
Encoded proteins:
- the FIGN gene encoding fidgetin isoform X2; the protein is MQWTPEHAQWPEQHFDITSTTRSPAHKVEAYRGHLQRTYQYAWANDDISALTASNLLKKYAEKYSGILEGPVDRPVLSNYSDAPSGLVNGRKNESEPWQPSLNSDAVYPMNCVPDVITASKAGVSSALPPADVSASIGSSPGVASNLTEPSYSSSTCGSHTVPSLHTGLPSQEYAPGYNGSYLHSTYSSQPAPALPSPHPSPLHSSGLLQPPPPPPPPPALVPGYNGTSNLSSYSYPSASYPPHTAVGSGYSPGGAPPPPSAYLPSGIPAPTPLPPTTVPGYTYQGHGLTPIAPAALTNSSASSLKRKAFYMAGQGDMDSSYGNYSYGQQRSTQSPMYRMPDNSISNSNRGNGFDRSAETSSLAFKPTKQLMSSEQQRKFSSQSSRALTPPSYSTAKNSLGSRSSESFGKYTSPVMSEHGDEHRQLLSHPMQGPGLRAATSSNHSVDEQLKNTDTHLIDLVTNEIITQGPPVDWNDIAGLDLVKAVIKEEVLWPVLRSDAFSGLTALPRSILLFGPRGTGKTLLGRCIASQLGATFFKIAGSGLIAKWLGEAEKIIHASFLVARCRQPSVIFVSDIDMLLSSQVSEEHSPVSRMRTEFLMQLDTVLTSAEDQIVVICATSKPEEIDESLRRYFMKRLLIPLPDSTARHQIIVQLLSQHNYCLNDKEFALLVQRTEGFSGLDVAHLCQEAAVGPLHAMPATDLSAIMPSQLRPVTYQDFENAFCKIQPSISQKELDMYVEWNKMFGCSQ
- the FIGN gene encoding fidgetin isoform X1 — its product is MISSTSVYGLKMQWTPEHAQWPEQHFDITSTTRSPAHKVEAYRGHLQRTYQYAWANDDISALTASNLLKKYAEKYSGILEGPVDRPVLSNYSDAPSGLVNGRKNESEPWQPSLNSDAVYPMNCVPDVITASKAGVSSALPPADVSASIGSSPGVASNLTEPSYSSSTCGSHTVPSLHTGLPSQEYAPGYNGSYLHSTYSSQPAPALPSPHPSPLHSSGLLQPPPPPPPPPALVPGYNGTSNLSSYSYPSASYPPHTAVGSGYSPGGAPPPPSAYLPSGIPAPTPLPPTTVPGYTYQGHGLTPIAPAALTNSSASSLKRKAFYMAGQGDMDSSYGNYSYGQQRSTQSPMYRMPDNSISNSNRGNGFDRSAETSSLAFKPTKQLMSSEQQRKFSSQSSRALTPPSYSTAKNSLGSRSSESFGKYTSPVMSEHGDEHRQLLSHPMQGPGLRAATSSNHSVDEQLKNTDTHLIDLVTNEIITQGPPVDWNDIAGLDLVKAVIKEEVLWPVLRSDAFSGLTALPRSILLFGPRGTGKTLLGRCIASQLGATFFKIAGSGLIAKWLGEAEKIIHASFLVARCRQPSVIFVSDIDMLLSSQVSEEHSPVSRMRTEFLMQLDTVLTSAEDQIVVICATSKPEEIDESLRRYFMKRLLIPLPDSTARHQIIVQLLSQHNYCLNDKEFALLVQRTEGFSGLDVAHLCQEAAVGPLHAMPATDLSAIMPSQLRPVTYQDFENAFCKIQPSISQKELDMYVEWNKMFGCSQ